Part of the Nostoc sp. ATCC 53789 genome, ACTGCTTCTAAATGAGCCAAACTTTGAGAATCGCCAGAGGCAAATAATGTTACCTCATGACCGCGACGAACAAGTTCATCAGTCAAGCGACTCACTACCAGTTCTATTCCTCCATAACTAGGAGGTGGAACCCTTTCCCATAAGGGGGCAACTTGAGCGATTTTCATAAGTTTTTTTGGTTCAGTCTATGAAATTGTCCTCAATATAATGAGTCGCATCATTATTGTATGAGAACAAAGCATTTGTACTTACTATTTTGACATTTAAATTAACCTAACAGGCTACTAAAAACGCAATACCGATTAACCGTCCCGCAAATTTTCTGTCTACAAATCTAAAGGACTATTCGGCAAAAGTCAGCCCTGAGTTACATTTCTAACGTATAACTAATCAATTAGTTGTTGCATCTGTCTTGGGGATCATAATGAAGTAGAATATTTTGTAGCAGAACTTACAAAATTGAATATTTGGTAGCTGACAATACTAAAATATTCAATAGGATCAAATGATTAAAGGTTTGTTTAAACGTAATTGGGAAATGGAAAAGAAATTATAAATATTAAGTAATTGTACAATAATTACACAATTTGTAATTATTAAGTTTCAAAAAATTCTGATAACTAATGAAAATCGCTACTTGGAACGTCAACTCAATTCGCACTCGCCTCGAACAGGTTACTGATTGGTTAACTAACAATCCCGTTGATGTTCTCTGCTTACAAGAAACAAAAGTTGCGGATGCCGAGTTTCCGCGATCGCCTTTTGAGCAGTTGGGCTATAACCTTTATATATCAGGACAAAAATCTTATAATGGCGTAGCCCTGATTAGCCGCCAGCCACTTTTAAACGTAAGTAGCGGGTTTAGGGCGATTTTGCCAGATTTACACCACGAATGGGATGAGCAAAAACGGGTCATTACAGGTGTAATTGATGGTGTTCGGATTGTTAACTTATACGTTCCCAACGGTGCAGCAGTAGGAACTGAAAAATATGAATACAAACTGCGCTGGTTGACCGCGCTACACGAGTATTTGCGAGTGCTTGCGCTGTCGGAACCTGCAATTTGTGTGTGCGGTGACTTCAACATCGCCCTAGAAGACAAGGATATTCACGAACAAGTGAGTACAGAAAATCACATTATGGCAACAGAAACCGAGCGTCAAGCCTTGCGCGAGATTCTGCAACTAGGGTTTGCCGATGCTTTTCGCAAATTCACCACAGAAGGCGGAAATTATAGCTGGTGGGATTATCGCGCCGCCGCCTTCCGTCGCAACTTAGGTTGGCGGATTGACCATCACTATCTCACACCCGTGCTTTATGAACGTGCTACAAGTTGTATTATTGATGCCGAACCCAGAAAATTAACCCAACCCAGCGACCATACGCCGGTGATTGTGGAATTTTGAATTTTGAATTTGGGAATTGGGAATTGGGCATTGGGCATTGGGAAGAGGACTTGGGGACAAGGAGAATTGGGGACAAGGGGAAAGACTTGTTTCAAGTTCTCACCTCTTGTCCCCTGCTCCCCTGCTCCCCTGCTCCCCTGCCCCATGCCCCATGCCCCATGCCCCATGCCCAATTAATCAATTTAACGGCTTATATATATCCTCAGAACTGGGATTGAGATAAGGGCGCTGCAAATCTATTAGGTGTCGCGCAAAGTGTTGGTCAATAACTCTCATCCGTTCCTCTATCGCATTCTTACCTTTGTGCCAAGCTTCCAACAAAGCATTAGCGACAATTTGGCAACGGTTCATCCCAAAACTTTCTTGTGCGGCAAATTTTTGGGTTGGTTCTTCAGCTAAACCTAAACCTGGGGCTAAAAATTTGGTAAACAAGGGGATTTCAGGCTGGAAATGGGATTGATTTTCTATATAAACAGCCTGAAGGATTGTGCGGATTGCTGGATAGTCGGGAAGTTCAAAGTAGAGTAGCCCCGAATCATAGCGTCCGTATGCAGAAGGGTTGTGAAGAACCTGAAAGCTAAAGGGAATGGAAGCTGCATTCAATTGTAGTGTCAGACTTTCCATAAGAGCGATCGCACCCGATGGCGTAAAGTTAAAGTAAATTCGCCCTGCTCCCAAATCAGCATCGGGGTTGCTTTGCCGTTCCTGTCCGACATTACTAACTGCCAAGTAAGAGCCATTTTGCAATCGATTTTTGGGCATCCAGATTGCTACCATGTCACCCACTTTGGTAGATTTTTTGCTGGATTTGAGATGGCAGTCTGGCTCAACATAAAGTGTTAAACCGCCTTTAGTCACAGCCATAGTCCCATCAGGTTCTTTTCGCAATACCTGCCATTGAGGGTCAAAGTAACCTATGCCGTGATTACTGGCGTGTAGATGCTCGTAAAAGTTCCAATCAATTTCTAAGATGGAATTATCTGCTAAATTATGCTTTGATGGGCAATTACTACTATCAGTATTGACTGCTAAAGTACTTTGTAGAGAGCCATTGTAATAGATCCCATAAAGAAAGTTCCGCAGCAGTAGAGTTAGATATTTCTGTTGTAAATCTACAGAATTTTGCTGAAATCTATCGGCTACTTTAGTTGGCAGAGCAAAAGGTTGATAATTGGGATGATAAATACAAAAATTTGGTTCAATCTGAATATTCTTAGCAATATCGAATAGAGAATTTAGCGGTTGAGTGATAGAGTAATTTAGCATTAATCCATTTAGAATTCAAACTTTAAAAACAGAATTCAGGAGTCAGGAGTCAGAATTTATAATTGTTCTGCTCTCTGCTATTAACAACCACGAAGCCGAGTTTTTTCGTAATAAAGACGAAGTAGCTGTGGCTCTTTTACAGGCTGAGGAAGTTTATGAACTGTCCCTACAGGATTAAGGATTTCTGACTCTGATATTCCGAAAATAGTCAGTACACCTTGCTGCGGCATAGTGAGTAAACTTTTAGCCACTTGCAGCATACAAATATCAGCATTATTAAAAGATTTGCGGCAGGTAATCATATCCTGAATTTGATGAATTAGTGCCAGTCCTGCAAACTGGATAACGCGCACAATAAAGTCACTGCGGTATTCCAAAATCATTGGGAAAGCATTTAGATAACCCCTAATGAGGGCAATAATTGAAGGTTGTAAACTCTGCAACGGTGTCAAAGCCAGATGTAGAGATTCTTGTAACTCAATGGTGGGATCTACGACGAGGCTATTGAGCCAAATTCGTAAATAGCTTGCTAGTAAAGTTCCTAAATCAAAAGCTGGATCTCCCCAAGAACAAGCTTCCCAATTAATTAGTCTGACTAGGCAATTGTCTAGTTTTTCCCACCTGGAATGAACCAAGATGTTGTTCAATTTCAGGTCGTTGTGAGTCAAGCAGCAAGGATTCCAGTCATACGCCAAATCTGCGATCGCAGATTCCAAACTCTCCGATTGCTGGTAGAGTAGATAAAATTTCAGCGCATCCGTGGGAACCGTCCCAAAAATCTCCGGCCCAATTGACTCTAACCCTTGCGCCGGATTGTAAAAGCCATAGCGAAACTCTCCTTGGGGAGCAGTTGCCATAAAATCCCGATATTCTCGGCGGTTGTAGGTTGCGCGATGGAGTCCCGCTAAAGTAGTGCCGATCGCAGTGGCAATTTCTTGTGGAAAAATATCATTATTGTGGTATAATTTCGCAAGTTGCCGATATTCACTTGAGTAGTTGCGGACAAGGATGGAATTTTCTTCGTCGAAATGAACTACCAACGGTGCGATCGGGGAAATATTGCCGAGAACTGGAAACTGTTGGAGCAACTGATGAAATAGCCACTCCTGAAACAATTCATGAGGAGCGCCGTCATTGCTTTTAACGTTACGTTCTTGTTTAATGAGCAGTTTACGATTATCTGCTAGAGTCACGAGTAAATCGAAACTGTTCTTACTACTTCCTGGCAACTCAGATTTATCTGATGCGTCATCTTCTGAGCTACACAGCCCCGCTTCTTGCAGATACTGGATAACGTTATGAGAAGACAGTGATAATACCATGTATTATTTCCTACTTCATTAAATTACTTTAACTTATCTGTGTCGGTATTTGCTTGTACTTAGCAGTTTTCGGTAGATAGTGAATAACAATAAAGATTTGTACAATCTACTAATATCCCATTTTTCCGATAAAAACCTGCCAAAATGGTACAAAATCCTTTACGATTGCTTTAAAATTCACTCCAAGATACGGTGACATCTTTACACTTTATCAGCATAGTTACTTAGATACATCTAGAGCAAGTTTTGTGGTAGAGCCTTTTGATGTAGCAGCATCTCCAGCAAAAAACTGATTGGCGGCAGATGTTATTTGATGCTCAGTAGTCATCCTGAAAGCAGCGAAGAATTTCAGTAATCCTTCGCAGTAGGAAGCATGACATTCAACGCTATTATTTTTATTTATCATCCCAAAGCCAAAAAAACCGGAATTTTTAGGCAATTAGTAATTATTTTTTTCTTTAATTTTCAGAATTTATGCCTGTAAGCCTTGTTATTACGTCATTTGTCTTACTTACGTATTGTAAATGGCTATAGGCGATCGCAGACAACGGTTACATGAGTGCATCTTATGGAAATGTACTTTTGTCAAGGATGTTGAGCGAATAAGAAACCTCTACAAGTACTCGTGAGTTAGGCAAAAGACCACTTGCCGCTTATGACCGAGGCTACGGCAACGCCAAATTCGTCCAAACTCAACGTCCAAGCTACCAAAACAAAACTCTGACAATGCACAACGACCATTGCGAGATAGTGTTAAATTGCCACTCCATAATTTTGAACGAGATTGGATAGATAATAGGTATAAAGTAGAAGCTTTGTTCCGTATTTTTTTTGGTTTGTACTCTTGTGACAGTTGTGGTTGGCAAAAGAGCTTAATTTTTTCACTATATCTATCGGTTAACGCCTAATTAAGCCGTTGTGAATTGTTAGATTTTCTGGCAGGTGTAACCATTTGCTCTTTGAGCAGATAATTATATGCGTCCGCTTTCATGACCGGAACTGCAATGATACTGTTGCATAAATACTAGAAAATAGCGAAGAATTCTACAAAAAGCAAAGACAAACTTTTGAAGAACTCTAGGTAGAATACATAAGCCTCACCTTTTTCCTCAAAATCATGGGCAATATTTTTGGTCATTTATTTCGCATTAGTACTTTTGGCGAGTCTCACGGCGGCGGTGTGGGAGTTGTGATTGATGGTTGTCCTCCCCAACTAGAAATTTCGGCAGAAGAAATTCAGGTAGAACTAGATAGAAGGCGGCCGGGACAAAGTAAAATTACGACTCCTCGCAAAGAAGCTGATACCTGCGAGATTCTGTCAGGAGTATTTGAAGGCAAAACGCTGGGAACGCCCATAACAATTTTGGTACGTAATCAAGATACTCGTCCCCAAGATTACGACGAGATGGCACAGAAGTATCGGCCTTCTCATGCTGATGCAACCTATGATGCAAAATATGGCATTCGCAATTGGCAAGGTGGGGGTAGGTCGTCAGCGCGTGAGACAATCGGGAGAGTAGCAGCAGGTGCGATCGCTAAAAAAATTCTTCGTCAAGTTGCCAATGTCGAAATTATTGCTTACGTTAAGCGCATCAAAGACTTGGAAGGTGTAGTTGATCCAAATACTGTCACCTTAGAGGAAGTAGAAAGCAATATCGTTCGCTGTCCCGATGCTGAATGTGGCGATCGCATGATTGAATTAATTGAGCAAATAGGCAGACAAGGCGATTCTATCGGCGGTGTCGTAGAATGTGTGGCGCGAAATGTGCCGAAAGGTTTGGGCGAACCAGTATTTGATAAATTAGAAGCTGATATCGCTAAGGGTGTCATGTCTCTCCCTGCTAGCAAAGGCTTTGAAATTGGTTCGGGTTTTGCGGGAACGCTACTAACGGGAATTGAGCATAACGATGAATTTTATATCGATCAAAATGGGGAAATCCGTACAGTAACAAACCGTTCTGGCGGTATTCAAGGCGGGATTTCCAACGGCGAAAATATCATTTTGCGAGTTGCATTTAAGCCGACAGCAACAATTAGAAAAGAGCAGAAGACTGTAACTCGTGAGGGCGAAGAAACCCTATTAGCAGCAAAAGGAAGACACGATCCTTGTGTATTACCGCGTGCAGTGCCAATGGTTGAGGCAATGGTGGCGTTGGTATTATGTGACCATTTGTTACGGCATCATGGTCAGTGCAAAGTCTTGTAGTCTATATATCGACTTAGGAGAGACGTGATTAATCGCTGAATTAGGAGAGACGCGATGAATCGCGTCTGTACAAGAGTTGGAAGTACGAGGGAATAATTAATTCCCAATTCCCAATTCCCAATTCCCATTTCTAATTCCAATCCTGTTCGTCTTTTTTACCGCGACTTTTGTAAATACCGCCCAAATCGTGAATTTTGCGAGTTTTCTCAAAAAGCTCAGTTTCGGTCAAACCCCACTGCTGCAAGACTTTATTTAGGTCTTTTTGGATGTCTCTTGCGCCTGGAAAGCCTTGATAACGCATTCGTAGCCTAGCTAATTCTGCTAAGTTATAGTCTGTCGCCTCTTGAGCGAGTAAGATATCAATAAGGGGGCGATCGCGATTATAAAGAGGGTGTTGTTGGTCTTTACCAACCGTTGGTTCAATCATCGTCAGTCCTGAGTATTGTTAGCGGATAGTTAGGGTTTAGCCCGTTCTGAGTCCTGAGTTCTAAGTTTAGCCGAGAGCAGAGGAGCAGAAAAGGCAAAAAAAATCATCTTCTCCACGGAAAAGTTAATTGTAAAATTGAGAACTCCTTACTTACTCCTAACCTCTAACTCACAACTCTTAAATCCTCTTAGACGGCTAGTACACCTGATGTCTTACGGCTCTCACCACTGCCACTTAACTTTAAATAAAGTTACATTAGTCCTTAAGAAAATACAAAAAACTTTAGATGAGGGTGAATTTTATATCACCCAAAGTCCAAGCAGCGAGGGAGCAAGAACCCATTATGTTTGAACACTTCACTTCCGAAGCCATTAGAGTAATTATGCTAGCTCAGGAAGAAGCACGTCGCCTGGGACACAATTTCGTAGGAACTGAACAAATTCTCCTGGGTTTGATGGGAGAAGGAACTGGGGTTGCTGCTAAAGTGCTGGCCGAATTAGGCGTTACCCTCAAAGACGCGCGTCGTGAGGTAGAAAAAATTATTGGTAGGGGTTCTGGCTTTGTACCACCAGAAATTCCTTTCACTCCCAAGGTGAAAAGCCTCTTCGAGCAATCTTTTAAAGAAGCTCATAGTCTGGGACAGAATTACATCAACACAGAACACTTACTCTTAGGATTAACTGAGGCTGGTGAAGGTGTCGCCGCCAAAGTCCTGCAAAATCTGGGAGTTGACTTCAAGAGTGTCCGTAGTGCCATAGTTCGCCGTTTGGGTGAAAATGCACCTGCTTTCGCTGGTAGTGGTAATCAAAAGCGCACCCAACCGCTAACGATGGAAGAATATGGCAGAAATTTGACCAAATTAGCGCAAGAAGGCAGACTCGACCCTGTAGTTGGTCGTGAGAAGGAAATTGAGCGGGCTATCCAAATTCTCGGTCGCCGCACTAAGAATAATCCCGTGTTGATTGGAGAACCAGGAGTTGGTAAAACTGCGATCGCAGAAGGTCTAGCTCAACGAATTATCAACCAAGATGTTCCCGAAACCTTACAGGATAAGCAAGTTATCAGCCTCGATATGGGGTCATTGGTAGCTGGAACTCGATTCCGTGGCGATTTTGAAGAACGCATCAAAAAAGTTGTGGAAGAAGTTCGCACTGTCGGCAACATCATTCTGGTAATTGACGAAATTCACACCTTGGTTGGTGCTGGTGGTACAGAAGGTGGTTTGGATGCAGCCAACATCCTCAAGCCTGCCTTAGCACGGGGTGAACTCCAGTGTATCGGCGCAACAACCCTGGATGAGTATCGCAAGCACATCGAGCGTGATGCCGCCCTAGAGCGTCGTTTCCAACCAATTATGGTTGGTGAACCCTCGGTAGAAGAAACCGTACAAATTCTTTACGGCTTGCGCGGCGCTTATGAACAGCACCACAAAGTCACAATTTTGGATTCGGCACTTGTCGCAGCCGCAGAATTATCAGACCGCTATATTAGCGATCGCTTCTTGCCAGATAAGGCAATAGACTTAATTGATGAAGCTGGTTCTCGCGTTCGTCTGCGGAACTCCCAAAGTTCTCCCAATAAAGAACTCAAGCGTGAACTCGCTGGCGTTACCAAAGAAAAAGAAGCAGCAGTCAGAGTCCAAGATTTTGACAAAGCTGTAACTCTACGCGACCAAGAGTTAAAACTCGCAGAACAACTGCAAGCAACATTTACACCAAACGAGCAACCTGTCAACTGCACCGTCGTTGACGAAGAAGACATTGCTCAAATCGTTGCCTCTTGGACTGGCGTACCAGTCAACAAACTGACTGAATCTGAGTCAGAGTTGCTTCTGCACCTAGAAGACACTCTGCATCAACGCCTCATCGGTCAAGAACAAGCAGTCTCGGCTGTATCTCGCGGTATCCGTCGCGCCCGCGTCGGCTTGAAAAATCCCAATCGTCCCATTGCTAGCTTTATCTTCTCTGGGCCTACCGGAGTCGGTAAAACAGAATTGGCGAAGGCACTAGCTTCCTACTTCTTCGGTGCGGAAGACTCGATGATTCGGCTAGATATGTCCGAATACATGGAAAGTCATACTGTCGCCAAGCTCATTGG contains:
- the xth gene encoding exodeoxyribonuclease III, with translation MKIATWNVNSIRTRLEQVTDWLTNNPVDVLCLQETKVADAEFPRSPFEQLGYNLYISGQKSYNGVALISRQPLLNVSSGFRAILPDLHHEWDEQKRVITGVIDGVRIVNLYVPNGAAVGTEKYEYKLRWLTALHEYLRVLALSEPAICVCGDFNIALEDKDIHEQVSTENHIMATETERQALREILQLGFADAFRKFTTEGGNYSWWDYRAAAFRRNLGWRIDHHYLTPVLYERATSCIIDAEPRKLTQPSDHTPVIVEF
- a CDS encoding T3SS effector HopA1 family protein, whose protein sequence is MLNYSITQPLNSLFDIAKNIQIEPNFCIYHPNYQPFALPTKVADRFQQNSVDLQQKYLTLLLRNFLYGIYYNGSLQSTLAVNTDSSNCPSKHNLADNSILEIDWNFYEHLHASNHGIGYFDPQWQVLRKEPDGTMAVTKGGLTLYVEPDCHLKSSKKSTKVGDMVAIWMPKNRLQNGSYLAVSNVGQERQSNPDADLGAGRIYFNFTPSGAIALMESLTLQLNAASIPFSFQVLHNPSAYGRYDSGLLYFELPDYPAIRTILQAVYIENQSHFQPEIPLFTKFLAPGLGLAEEPTQKFAAQESFGMNRCQIVANALLEAWHKGKNAIEERMRVIDQHFARHLIDLQRPYLNPSSEDIYKPLN
- a CDS encoding phosphotransferase, with translation MVLSLSSHNVIQYLQEAGLCSSEDDASDKSELPGSSKNSFDLLVTLADNRKLLIKQERNVKSNDGAPHELFQEWLFHQLLQQFPVLGNISPIAPLVVHFDEENSILVRNYSSEYRQLAKLYHNNDIFPQEIATAIGTTLAGLHRATYNRREYRDFMATAPQGEFRYGFYNPAQGLESIGPEIFGTVPTDALKFYLLYQQSESLESAIADLAYDWNPCCLTHNDLKLNNILVHSRWEKLDNCLVRLINWEACSWGDPAFDLGTLLASYLRIWLNSLVVDPTIELQESLHLALTPLQSLQPSIIALIRGYLNAFPMILEYRSDFIVRVIQFAGLALIHQIQDMITCRKSFNNADICMLQVAKSLLTMPQQGVLTIFGISESEILNPVGTVHKLPQPVKEPQLLRLYYEKTRLRGC
- the aroC gene encoding chorismate synthase, which produces MGNIFGHLFRISTFGESHGGGVGVVIDGCPPQLEISAEEIQVELDRRRPGQSKITTPRKEADTCEILSGVFEGKTLGTPITILVRNQDTRPQDYDEMAQKYRPSHADATYDAKYGIRNWQGGGRSSARETIGRVAAGAIAKKILRQVANVEIIAYVKRIKDLEGVVDPNTVTLEEVESNIVRCPDAECGDRMIELIEQIGRQGDSIGGVVECVARNVPKGLGEPVFDKLEADIAKGVMSLPASKGFEIGSGFAGTLLTGIEHNDEFYIDQNGEIRTVTNRSGGIQGGISNGENIILRVAFKPTATIRKEQKTVTREGEETLLAAKGRHDPCVLPRAVPMVEAMVALVLCDHLLRHHGQCKVL
- a CDS encoding DUF3288 family protein, producing the protein MIEPTVGKDQQHPLYNRDRPLIDILLAQEATDYNLAELARLRMRYQGFPGARDIQKDLNKVLQQWGLTETELFEKTRKIHDLGGIYKSRGKKDEQDWN
- a CDS encoding ATP-dependent Clp protease ATP-binding subunit — protein: MFEHFTSEAIRVIMLAQEEARRLGHNFVGTEQILLGLMGEGTGVAAKVLAELGVTLKDARREVEKIIGRGSGFVPPEIPFTPKVKSLFEQSFKEAHSLGQNYINTEHLLLGLTEAGEGVAAKVLQNLGVDFKSVRSAIVRRLGENAPAFAGSGNQKRTQPLTMEEYGRNLTKLAQEGRLDPVVGREKEIERAIQILGRRTKNNPVLIGEPGVGKTAIAEGLAQRIINQDVPETLQDKQVISLDMGSLVAGTRFRGDFEERIKKVVEEVRTVGNIILVIDEIHTLVGAGGTEGGLDAANILKPALARGELQCIGATTLDEYRKHIERDAALERRFQPIMVGEPSVEETVQILYGLRGAYEQHHKVTILDSALVAAAELSDRYISDRFLPDKAIDLIDEAGSRVRLRNSQSSPNKELKRELAGVTKEKEAAVRVQDFDKAVTLRDQELKLAEQLQATFTPNEQPVNCTVVDEEDIAQIVASWTGVPVNKLTESESELLLHLEDTLHQRLIGQEQAVSAVSRGIRRARVGLKNPNRPIASFIFSGPTGVGKTELAKALASYFFGAEDSMIRLDMSEYMESHTVAKLIGSPPGYVGYDEGGQLTEAVRRKPYTVLLFDEIEKAHPDVFNMLLQILDDGHLTDAKGRKVDFKNTLIILTSNIGSKVIEKGGSGLGFDFDTQADASYNRIRTLVNEELKAYFRPEFLNRLDEIIVFTQLSRDEVKQIAEIMLREVSKRLTEKGIILEVSDRFKELVVQEGYNPSYGARPLRRAIMRLLEDSLAEAMLSGQITDGDTALIDVDDDSQVRVQKLEKRELLLANVG